Proteins found in one Hypericibacter terrae genomic segment:
- a CDS encoding ArsR/SmtB family transcription factor, which produces MLSAVDPIDSVFRALADPTRRHVLERLNRGPGSVSELAEPFDMALPSFVEHLKVLEESGLVRSRKTGRVRTYQLVPRRLKLAEDWLTRQRRFWERRLDQLDAYLLTLKEKEK; this is translated from the coding sequence ATGCTCAGTGCCGTCGACCCTATCGACAGCGTGTTTCGTGCCTTGGCGGATCCGACGCGCCGCCATGTGCTGGAGCGGCTGAACCGCGGCCCCGGCTCGGTCAGCGAACTGGCCGAGCCTTTCGACATGGCCCTGCCCTCTTTCGTCGAGCATTTGAAAGTGCTCGAGGAGAGCGGATTGGTTCGCTCGCGCAAGACGGGCCGGGTCCGGACCTACCAGCTCGTGCCGAGGCGCCTGAAGCTCGCCGAGGATTGGCTGACACGGCAGCGCCGCTTCTGGGAGCGCCGTCTGGACCAGCTCGATGCCTATCTCTTGACCCTGAAGGAGAAAGAAAAATGA
- a CDS encoding ArsC family reductase: protein MAKAKAVTIYGIKNCDTMKKARAWLEAHSVAYEFHDYKAAGIDRGRLDGWAREVGWEVLLNRAGTTFRGLPEKDKEGLTEKKAVALMLAQPSMIKRPVLDVGGRLLVGFKPELYEKAFGSKG, encoded by the coding sequence ATGGCGAAGGCCAAGGCCGTCACGATCTACGGCATCAAGAACTGCGACACGATGAAGAAGGCGCGCGCCTGGCTCGAGGCCCACAGCGTCGCTTACGAGTTCCACGACTACAAGGCGGCCGGGATCGATCGCGGCCGCCTCGATGGCTGGGCCCGAGAGGTCGGCTGGGAAGTCCTTCTCAACCGTGCGGGCACCACCTTCCGCGGGCTGCCCGAGAAGGACAAGGAAGGCCTCACCGAGAAGAAGGCCGTGGCCCTGATGCTGGCCCAGCCTTCGATGATCAAGCGGCCGGTGCTGGATGTCGGTGGCCGGCTGCTGGTGGGTTTCAAGCCCGAGCTTTACGAGAAGGCCTTCGGCTCGAAAGGCTGA
- a CDS encoding FAD-dependent oxidoreductase, with protein MTDNISSIETGCCIVGGGPAGMMLGLMLARAGVEVTVLEKHADFFRDFRGDTIHPSTLELVYELGLLPEFLTRPHEEVRHLNAVIGNATIRVADFTHLPTHCRFVALMPQWEFLNFLAVKAANYPNFRLLMETEAIDLIEESGRVAGVRARTSQGELALRADLVVGADGRHSRMRDRAGLPVERLGSPIDVLWMRLSRRPSDGDEPLGRINGGRILVMLNRDSYWQCALVIRKDGFEAIKKQGLGAVQEAIARGAPYMRDRVGELTSWDDIKLLTVAVDRLTQWHRPGLLFIGDAAHAMSPIGGVGINLAIQDSAAAANILAAALRQGRPTDAQLEAVQRRRMLPTRIIQWLQVTIQNRVIGPVLAKDSQIEAPWQLRLLGRLPLLQRIPARLVGMGIRPEHVRTTALPPVPRAP; from the coding sequence GTGACCGACAACATCTCATCGATCGAGACCGGCTGCTGCATTGTCGGCGGCGGTCCCGCCGGCATGATGCTGGGTCTCATGCTGGCGCGTGCCGGCGTCGAGGTCACCGTGCTGGAGAAACATGCCGATTTCTTCCGCGACTTCCGCGGCGATACCATCCATCCCTCGACCCTGGAGCTGGTCTACGAGCTGGGACTGCTGCCGGAGTTCCTGACGCGGCCGCATGAAGAGGTTCGTCATCTCAATGCGGTGATCGGCAATGCGACCATCCGGGTCGCCGATTTCACCCATCTGCCGACCCACTGCCGCTTCGTCGCGTTGATGCCGCAGTGGGAGTTCCTGAATTTCCTGGCCGTGAAGGCGGCGAACTATCCGAACTTCCGGCTGCTGATGGAGACCGAAGCCATCGACCTCATCGAGGAGTCGGGCCGCGTGGCCGGCGTCCGGGCACGCACAAGCCAGGGCGAGCTCGCGCTGCGGGCCGATCTGGTCGTGGGTGCCGACGGGCGGCATTCGCGGATGCGCGATCGGGCCGGCCTTCCGGTCGAGCGCCTTGGCTCGCCGATCGACGTGCTCTGGATGCGCCTGTCGCGCCGCCCGAGCGATGGCGACGAGCCGCTCGGGCGGATCAATGGCGGCCGCATCCTGGTGATGCTCAATCGCGACAGCTATTGGCAATGTGCGCTGGTCATTCGCAAGGACGGGTTCGAGGCAATCAAGAAACAGGGCCTGGGGGCGGTGCAGGAGGCGATCGCGCGCGGCGCGCCCTATATGCGCGATCGTGTCGGCGAGCTCACCAGCTGGGACGATATCAAACTCCTGACCGTCGCCGTCGATCGCCTGACCCAGTGGCATCGACCGGGGTTGCTCTTCATCGGGGACGCGGCCCATGCCATGTCGCCGATCGGCGGCGTCGGCATCAATCTCGCGATCCAGGATTCGGCCGCGGCGGCGAACATCCTGGCCGCGGCCCTGCGTCAGGGAAGGCCGACAGACGCCCAGCTCGAGGCCGTGCAGCGCCGGCGCATGCTGCCGACCCGCATCATCCAATGGCTGCAGGTCACGATTCAGAACCGGGTCATCGGCCCCGTCCTGGCGAAGGATTCGCAGATCGAGGCACCTTGGCAGCTCCGGCTCCTGGGCCGCCTGCCGCTGCTGCAGCGCATTCCGGCCCGGCTGGTGGGAATGGGAATTCGCCCGGAGCATGTCCGGACGACGGCGCTGCCACCGGTTCCCAGGGCCCCGTGA
- a CDS encoding PAS domain-containing protein: MYQFLERDQLQSVDIDRLYRHWDALRQGRAFPSKGDIDPTAIVSCLPFMSIAEIHQEPLRIRYRLVGTEIVRLRGVDFTWEWLHELGWNQETVAEFLTQYDTMLRKRKPIFGVDDILWVDGRTRLYEWALMPLSDDGNTISHCLVIEDLRASGRPLR, from the coding sequence ATGTATCAGTTCCTCGAACGGGATCAGCTTCAGTCGGTCGATATCGACCGGCTCTATCGCCACTGGGACGCGCTTCGGCAGGGCCGCGCCTTCCCCTCAAAGGGCGATATCGATCCGACCGCGATCGTGTCCTGTCTCCCCTTCATGTCGATCGCCGAGATTCATCAGGAACCGCTGCGCATCCGCTATCGCCTGGTCGGCACCGAGATCGTGCGGCTGCGCGGCGTGGACTTCACCTGGGAGTGGCTGCATGAGCTCGGCTGGAATCAGGAGACGGTCGCCGAGTTCCTGACGCAGTACGACACGATGCTGCGCAAGCGCAAACCCATCTTCGGTGTCGACGATATCCTCTGGGTCGATGGGCGCACGCGCCTCTATGAGTGGGCCTTGATGCCGCTTTCCGACGACGGGAACACCATCAGCCATTGCCTCGTCATCGAGGATCTGCGCGCGTCGGGCCGTCCGCTGCGATAG
- a CDS encoding ABC transporter substrate-binding protein — MRNHDAGVNAILEGLRAGRISRRQAFKTLAALGVGSALLPSLTRIALADDALVGPGGIPLARPDKPVTLPLWEDPIKSGLAPETDGTFTIYNYSDYIDKKLVDEFGKLHKVKTQITTFDSMDQCITRLATHAVRADVTNITPDRLAQAVAGKLIKPVNPDYVPNLKKNVWPTLHSPFYDQGSRYTVPYTVYTTGIGWRNDKVKEDIPNLSNPWSIFWNSQAYKGFVGVLDDSREALVLAMLYRGKYDINTEDPAEIDAALADLKALIPICNPKVNITEYQTLPEGTCYLHHCWSGDLLGGVFSYMPEGTDPAVLSYWSAPKGKGPIQNDCWAISASTKKPVLAHLWLDYIVDNTVATDNFLNFNGYQPPMNSITPEKLIAEGRIPANLKTAVMTAEDFGGDAIQEMTLTPKGQALWQSAYAKFVSGA; from the coding sequence ATGCGTAATCATGACGCTGGTGTGAACGCGATTCTGGAAGGTCTGCGGGCGGGCCGGATTTCGCGAAGGCAGGCCTTCAAGACCTTGGCGGCTTTGGGCGTGGGTTCGGCGCTGCTGCCCTCGTTGACGCGCATCGCTTTGGCGGACGATGCCTTGGTGGGGCCCGGCGGCATTCCGCTGGCGCGTCCCGACAAGCCGGTCACGCTGCCGCTCTGGGAAGATCCGATCAAGAGCGGACTGGCGCCCGAGACCGACGGCACCTTCACGATCTACAACTACTCTGACTATATCGACAAGAAGCTGGTCGACGAGTTCGGCAAGCTGCACAAGGTGAAGACGCAGATCACCACCTTCGACAGCATGGACCAGTGCATCACGCGCCTCGCGACGCACGCGGTCCGCGCCGACGTCACCAACATAACCCCCGACCGGCTGGCCCAGGCAGTCGCGGGCAAACTGATCAAGCCGGTCAATCCGGACTATGTGCCGAACCTCAAGAAGAACGTCTGGCCGACATTGCACAGCCCGTTCTACGACCAGGGATCGCGCTACACCGTGCCCTATACCGTCTATACGACCGGCATCGGCTGGCGCAACGACAAGGTCAAGGAGGACATCCCCAACCTCTCGAACCCCTGGTCGATCTTCTGGAACTCTCAAGCCTATAAGGGTTTCGTCGGCGTGCTCGACGATTCGCGCGAGGCGCTGGTGCTCGCCATGCTCTATCGCGGCAAGTACGACATCAACACCGAGGACCCCGCCGAGATCGACGCGGCGCTCGCCGACCTGAAGGCGCTGATCCCGATCTGCAATCCCAAGGTCAACATCACCGAATATCAGACGCTGCCCGAAGGCACCTGCTACCTGCATCATTGCTGGTCGGGCGATCTCCTCGGCGGCGTGTTCTCCTACATGCCGGAAGGCACCGACCCGGCGGTCCTGAGCTACTGGTCCGCGCCGAAGGGCAAGGGGCCGATCCAGAACGATTGCTGGGCGATCTCGGCCTCGACCAAGAAGCCGGTACTGGCCCATCTCTGGCTCGACTACATCGTCGACAACACCGTCGCGACCGACAATTTCCTCAACTTCAACGGCTATCAGCCGCCGATGAACTCGATCACGCCGGAGAAGCTGATCGCGGAAGGCCGCATCCCGGCCAATCTCAAGACCGCCGTGATGACGGCCGAGGATTTCGGGGGCGACGCCATCCAGGAGATGACGCTCACGCCGAAAGGCCAGGCGCTTTGGCAGAGCGCCTACGCGAAGTTCGTCTCGGGCGCATAG
- a CDS encoding ABC transporter permease has translation MREHSGIYPRGLWPAFALPGVVWLILLFLVPFYAVIGVAFGGVDPIFMIPMPAWNPLEWNFDSMIQTLRGFLPGGDYWAVFIRTTVYVGLALSICLLVGYPVAYYISRHTRRTKSVLLALLVLPFWVSYLMRMLAWVNLFAPSGYVNEFLAWSHIMPDPPDWLNGNPISVILALVYGYIPYLILPLLAALDRIDKSLLEAARDLGANPFSAFLHVTLPLSMTGILGASVIIALPMFGDYYTPNIISGSPTTSMLGNQIDLYFHGGPQPSIGASLTMILALFLAVLMTYYMYSVAKATREVRDE, from the coding sequence ATGCGCGAGCATTCCGGGATCTATCCGCGCGGCCTCTGGCCGGCCTTCGCCCTTCCGGGCGTGGTCTGGCTGATCCTTCTCTTCCTGGTGCCGTTCTATGCGGTGATCGGCGTCGCCTTCGGCGGCGTCGATCCGATCTTCATGATCCCGATGCCGGCCTGGAATCCCCTGGAGTGGAATTTCGATTCCATGATCCAGACGCTCCGGGGGTTCCTGCCGGGCGGCGATTACTGGGCGGTGTTCATCCGGACCACCGTCTATGTCGGCCTCGCTTTGTCGATCTGCCTGCTCGTGGGCTATCCGGTCGCCTATTACATCTCGCGCCACACGCGGCGCACCAAGTCGGTGCTGCTGGCGCTGCTGGTGCTGCCCTTCTGGGTCAGCTACCTGATGCGCATGCTGGCCTGGGTCAATCTCTTCGCGCCCTCGGGCTATGTGAACGAATTCCTCGCCTGGTCCCACATCATGCCCGATCCGCCGGACTGGCTGAACGGCAACCCGATTTCGGTGATCCTGGCGCTGGTCTATGGCTATATCCCCTATCTGATCCTGCCGCTGCTGGCGGCCCTCGACCGTATCGACAAGAGCCTGCTGGAGGCGGCGCGCGATCTCGGCGCCAACCCCTTCAGCGCCTTCCTCCATGTCACCCTGCCCCTGTCGATGACCGGAATATTGGGGGCCAGCGTCATCATCGCGCTGCCGATGTTCGGCGACTATTACACCCCCAACATCATCTCCGGGTCGCCCACCACCAGCATGCTCGGCAACCAGATCGATCTCTATTTCCATGGCGGCCCGCAGCCCTCGATCGGCGCCTCTTTGACCATGATCCTGGCGCTCTTCCTGGCGGTGCTGATGACCTACTACATGTACTCCGTCGCCAAGGCGACGCGCGAGGTGCGCGATGAGTGA
- a CDS encoding ABC transporter permease — MSEAALTTRPVRRPQRTFARRATDWIANPWGKPRFLVLLTWVYVISSIAPVVIAIQFSFNDGRSLTAWQGFAGARWYWGDPVNSVWHDPALQHALFQSLKLAGLDMLIATPLGVMLALGLARWRGRAASASNFLMLFPLVTPEIVMGVSLSLAFLNVFTFIEPSTTAQVLGHVTFSLSYVVVIVRGRLFSIGRQYEEAAADLGATPWETLRLVLLPLLMPAIFSSLMIVFAISIDDFVISQWLSCGADCDTIPIRIYSATRAAPLPSINALASIMVYFTLVAIGISYLVYRFMTRGERPAGGAGKSMVGSMGAFDV; from the coding sequence ATGAGTGAGGCGGCACTCACGACGCGCCCCGTGCGCCGGCCGCAACGGACCTTCGCGCGCCGCGCGACCGACTGGATCGCCAATCCCTGGGGCAAGCCGCGCTTCCTGGTGCTGCTGACCTGGGTCTATGTCATCTCCTCGATCGCGCCGGTCGTGATCGCGATACAGTTCTCCTTCAATGACGGCCGCTCGCTGACCGCCTGGCAGGGCTTCGCCGGGGCGCGCTGGTACTGGGGCGATCCGGTCAATTCGGTCTGGCACGATCCGGCGCTGCAGCATGCGCTGTTCCAGAGCCTCAAGCTCGCGGGCCTCGACATGCTGATCGCGACGCCGCTGGGCGTGATGCTGGCGCTGGGCCTGGCGCGCTGGCGCGGGCGTGCCGCCAGCGCGTCCAACTTCCTGATGCTGTTTCCGCTGGTGACGCCCGAGATCGTGATGGGCGTGTCGCTGTCGCTCGCCTTCCTCAACGTCTTCACCTTCATCGAGCCCAGCACCACCGCGCAGGTCCTCGGGCATGTGACCTTCTCGCTCTCCTACGTCGTGGTGATCGTGCGCGGCCGCCTGTTCTCGATCGGGCGGCAGTATGAGGAGGCGGCGGCCGATCTCGGGGCCACGCCCTGGGAAACCTTGCGTCTGGTGCTGCTGCCGCTGCTGATGCCGGCGATCTTCTCAAGCCTGATGATCGTGTTCGCGATCTCGATCGACGATTTCGTGATCAGCCAGTGGCTCTCCTGCGGTGCCGATTGCGACACCATCCCGATCCGGATCTACAGCGCGACGCGGGCGGCGCCGCTGCCCTCGATCAACGCGCTGGCCTCGATCATGGTCTATTTCACGCTCGTCGCCATCGGCATCTCCTATCTGGTCTATCGCTTCATGACGCGCGGCGAGCGGCCCGCGGGCGGCGCCGGCAAGTCGATGGTCGGCTCGATGGGCGCCTTCGATGTCTGA
- a CDS encoding ABC transporter ATP-binding protein — translation MAGGEVELVHLIKRFGAFVAVDGINLHMPAGEFFSLLGPSGCGKTTTLRMIAGFEQPTEGQIVLDGEDMTQTPPHRRHVNTVFQNYALFPHLNVFDNVAFGLRRARVEKDEVNRRVREALDLVQLTKFERRRPAQMSGGQQQRVALARALVLKPAVLLLDEPLGALDAKLRKQLQIELKALQQQVGITFIYVTHDQEEALTMSDRIAVMSNGRVEQVAPPKQVYEEPTTVFVADFLGVSNLMDANARGVTGGGHCQVKAGGFDLRCARGDTSISGQTKITIRPERVKLEKKDSTGENRVPGQVERSVYLGNAVQLIVRLATGNVIQVLVQNGGEEIPFNPGDSVQAHLPADALRVLLDTGAKLPSAEAAK, via the coding sequence GTGGCCGGCGGCGAAGTAGAACTGGTCCATCTCATCAAGCGGTTCGGCGCGTTCGTCGCGGTCGACGGCATCAATCTCCATATGCCGGCGGGCGAGTTCTTCTCGCTGCTGGGTCCGTCGGGCTGCGGCAAGACGACGACCTTGCGCATGATCGCCGGCTTCGAGCAGCCGACCGAGGGCCAGATTGTCCTCGATGGCGAGGACATGACGCAGACCCCGCCGCATCGCCGCCATGTCAACACGGTGTTCCAGAACTACGCGCTGTTCCCGCATCTGAACGTGTTCGACAATGTCGCCTTCGGCCTGCGCCGCGCGCGGGTCGAGAAGGACGAGGTCAACCGGCGGGTGCGGGAAGCGCTCGACCTGGTGCAGCTCACCAAGTTCGAGCGGCGCCGGCCGGCCCAGATGTCGGGCGGCCAGCAGCAGCGCGTGGCGCTGGCGCGCGCGCTGGTCCTCAAGCCCGCCGTGCTGCTGCTGGACGAGCCGCTGGGTGCCTTGGACGCCAAGCTCCGCAAGCAGCTCCAGATCGAGCTCAAGGCGCTGCAGCAGCAGGTCGGCATCACCTTCATCTATGTGACGCACGACCAGGAAGAGGCGCTCACCATGAGCGACCGCATCGCCGTGATGTCGAACGGCCGGGTCGAGCAGGTGGCGCCGCCTAAGCAGGTCTATGAGGAGCCCACCACGGTCTTCGTCGCCGACTTCCTCGGCGTCTCCAACCTGATGGACGCGAATGCGCGCGGCGTCACGGGCGGCGGCCATTGCCAGGTGAAGGCCGGCGGCTTCGATCTGCGCTGCGCGCGCGGCGACACCTCGATCTCGGGCCAGACCAAGATCACCATCCGCCCCGAGCGGGTGAAGCTCGAGAAGAAGGACTCGACCGGCGAGAATCGCGTGCCGGGCCAGGTCGAGCGCTCGGTCTATCTCGGCAACGCCGTCCAGCTCATCGTGCGGCTCGCCACCGGCAACGTCATCCAGGTGCTGGTGCAGAATGGCGGCGAGGAGATCCCGTTCAACCCCGGCGATTCCGTGCAGGCCCATCTTCCCGCCGACGCGCTGCGCGTGCTCCTCGACACGGGCGCGAAGCTACCCTCGGCGGAAGCGGCGAAGTAG
- a CDS encoding GcrA family cell cycle regulator has translation MEWTEERIEALRALWMQGLTASQIAERLGGVSRNAVIGKAHRLGLSARPSPIKREPGAKPVPMPRPARVAPPQHHAEPAPMPAAPPAPQPQLSAKAPGAAPAGGGKGCMWPIGDPKQAGFHFCGAPSEAGRPYCTQHCAAAYHKRQVDAA, from the coding sequence ATGGAGTGGACAGAGGAACGGATTGAAGCCTTGCGGGCGCTCTGGATGCAGGGCCTGACCGCGAGTCAGATCGCCGAGCGGCTCGGTGGCGTCAGTCGCAATGCCGTCATCGGCAAGGCCCATCGCCTGGGCCTGTCGGCCCGTCCGTCGCCGATCAAGCGCGAGCCCGGCGCCAAGCCCGTGCCGATGCCGCGTCCGGCCCGCGTCGCGCCGCCCCAGCATCATGCCGAGCCGGCCCCGATGCCGGCGGCACCGCCGGCCCCGCAGCCGCAGCTCAGCGCCAAGGCGCCGGGAGCGGCTCCCGCCGGCGGCGGCAAGGGCTGCATGTGGCCGATCGGCGACCCGAAGCAGGCGGGCTTCCATTTCTGCGGCGCGCCGTCGGAGGCCGGACGGCCCTACTGCACGCAGCATTGCGCGGCGGCCTATCACAAGCGCCAGGTCGACGCGGCGTAA
- a CDS encoding DUF2794 domain-containing protein, translated as MSSLIRLAEYRRQQRVVFFSRRELNQLLSLYSRRVMRGEWRDYAIDHRTGIAMFSVFRSSRERPLFSIAKRVPVTGPANEREAEYLLLNGRHRLRRTQALEDIIELLESGLRVVG; from the coding sequence ATGTCGAGTCTGATCCGCCTCGCCGAATATCGGCGCCAACAGCGCGTGGTTTTCTTCAGCCGCCGCGAATTGAATCAGCTTCTCTCCCTCTATAGCCGGCGGGTCATGCGCGGCGAGTGGCGCGACTACGCGATCGATCATCGCACCGGCATCGCGATGTTCTCGGTCTTCCGCTCCAGCCGCGAGCGCCCGCTCTTCAGCATCGCCAAGCGCGTCCCCGTCACCGGCCCCGCGAACGAGCGCGAGGCCGAATATCTGCTGCTCAATGGCCGCCACCGGTTGCGGCGAACCCAGGCACTCGAGGACATCATCGAGCTGCTGGAGTCGGGCCTGCGCGTCGTCGGCTGA
- a CDS encoding tetratricopeptide repeat protein — translation MADIFKEVEEDLRREKFEQLWQRYGRWVIALAVVVVLGTAGSVAWQRYQQHREAQLAEQYGAAIALTDPSTGDLAKADAALANIADAGGGYGALASLERAAVKAKAGDIDGAAKIYDAMVADSTTPAALRDLAKLLKVMRLVDSGDPAALTSDLAPLMAPENPWRFTATELTAILALKSGDQKHATELFTQLADDQAAPSSLRARAAEMAAALKS, via the coding sequence GTGGCGGATATCTTCAAGGAAGTCGAAGAAGACCTTCGGCGCGAAAAGTTCGAGCAGCTCTGGCAACGCTATGGCCGGTGGGTGATCGCGCTCGCGGTCGTGGTCGTCCTCGGCACCGCCGGTTCCGTCGCCTGGCAACGCTATCAGCAGCATCGCGAAGCGCAACTGGCCGAACAGTATGGCGCGGCGATCGCGCTGACCGATCCGAGCACGGGCGATCTCGCCAAGGCGGATGCGGCCCTGGCGAACATCGCCGATGCCGGCGGCGGCTATGGCGCGCTGGCGTCGCTCGAGCGCGCCGCGGTCAAGGCCAAGGCCGGCGACATCGACGGCGCGGCGAAGATCTATGACGCGATGGTCGCCGACAGCACGACGCCGGCCGCGCTGCGCGATCTGGCGAAGCTGCTGAAAGTCATGCGGCTGGTCGACAGCGGCGATCCCGCGGCGCTCACCAGCGATCTGGCGCCCCTGATGGCACCCGAGAATCCCTGGCGTTTCACGGCGACCGAGCTGACCGCGATCCTCGCGCTCAAGAGCGGCGATCAGAAGCACGCCACGGAACTCTTCACCCAGCTCGCCGACGATCAGGCGGCGCCCTCCAGTCTGCGCGCGCGGGCGGCCGAAATGGCCGCGGCCCTCAAGAGCTGA